The Halomonas sp. 'Soap Lake #6' genomic sequence CCTTGACATTATCCTGCTATAAGCACAGCTTGCAGCCCACTCCTCGTCTGTTTTTCCCTACCCTATCAAAACCTAGGTATCAGCGCTTTTTTACAGCCTCAACGCTAGGGCTAAGCTGCGGCCTGTAAGGCCGTCGGCTTGAGCCCGTTGCTGGGCACCTGGCAACGTTGCAAGGTAGCTTAACGGCTCAGATGCTATTTGAAGAATGAGCTCGCCGCCTTCCTCTTCAGTGGCTGTTCCGCTTGCTCTTCCTTTGACGCTACCGCACACGCATCATCAATCAAGCCCCGAGCGAGTCTTCCTTAACCTCGGCACCGCACATGGCCTGAGCCCGATCCACAAGTAGGCTCAAGGCCTCCTGTGGCAGATCCAACCCAAAGACATCCCGCAGCAACCCTGGCATCATCTCAGGGAGAATGGAGCGCTTTTCCGGCAGCTCGCCTGGACGAAACACTTTCAGCTCACAGTCGGTCAGCGCATACCGGATAGTTTCACCGTTACGCTGCGCCACAATTCGGCGCACGAAAGGCGATTCGGGGTGTGTCGCCACATTGTAATTATGGTCCTCGTAATCCACCCGGTAATAGGGTTCCTCACTGAATTGGTACAGGTTGAACCAGCCATCGTGGCGACGGTAACGCAGCAGCCACCGACCGGCCTCGGTCCTGTTCAAACGATATACCCAGCGGTTGTGAGACACCTCGACCCCATCCTGCAGTGGGATTGGCTCCCGAGGCCCGGTATTGCCGACCCCAACATCTACATGCCAATCGTTCCCGTCGATTCTGACATTGAGGCACGTGTGGCCGATAGAGGTTAGTTCACGCTCATCGCCCCCCATTAGCATCCGTGCACTGCGGCCGGTGACGTCGAACCCGAGTCGGTCCAATACGGTGGCAAATAGAA encodes the following:
- a CDS encoding arylamine N-acetyltransferase family protein; its protein translation is MIHLNTTTRPNLPGQERQWESALLDLEAYLERIDYHGSIAPNIETLRALQRAHLDVIAFENLNIITGGEIRLDLASLQDKLVYHRRGGYCHEQNILFATVLDRLGFDVTGRSARMLMGGDERELTSIGHTCLNVRIDGNDWHVDVGVGNTGPREPIPLQDGVEVSHNRWVYRLNRTEAGRWLLRYRRHDGWFNLYQFSEEPYYRVDYEDHNYNVATHPESPFVRRIVAQRNGETIRYALTDCELKVFRPGELPEKRSILPEMMPGLLRDVFGLDLPQEALSLLVDRAQAMCGAEVKEDSLGA